A single region of the Chryseobacterium culicis genome encodes:
- a CDS encoding 1-acyl-sn-glycerol-3-phosphate acyltransferase → MKKLLGKAMLKVLGWKVVLQGDVNNLNRCILVVAPHTHNMEYILGNFAYWSLEKPLKIIIKDAHTKAWYGSIVKGLGGIGIDRSQKNDLVNFVANQFSKEDFSLVITPEGTRSWVPKWRKGFYHMALAAKVPIVLAAGDFKRNIVYLGYTIPYERIASVPFSEIMQEIQDYYVKNDIVPKVPENWNPNIMGTGVE, encoded by the coding sequence ATGAAAAAGCTGTTAGGCAAAGCAATGTTAAAAGTATTAGGTTGGAAAGTCGTTCTACAGGGCGATGTTAACAATCTCAACAGGTGTATCCTTGTGGTAGCACCGCATACTCATAATATGGAATATATTCTAGGAAATTTCGCCTATTGGTCTTTGGAAAAACCTCTGAAAATTATCATTAAAGATGCACACACCAAGGCCTGGTATGGAAGTATCGTAAAAGGACTTGGAGGTATTGGTATAGACAGAAGCCAGAAAAACGATCTTGTGAATTTCGTAGCCAACCAGTTTTCCAAAGAAGATTTCAGCCTTGTTATTACTCCGGAAGGAACCAGAAGCTGGGTTCCGAAATGGAGAAAAGGATTCTATCACATGGCTTTGGCGGCAAAAGTTCCTATTGTACTGGCAGCAGGTGATTTTAAAAGAAACATTGTTTACCTGGGTTACACCATTCCTTACGAAAGGATAGCATCAGTACCTTTTTCAGAAATTATGCAGGAAATTCAGGACTATTATGTGAAAAACGATATTGTTCCTAAAGTTCCGGAAAACTGGAATCCCAATATTATGGGAACCGGAGTTGAATAA
- a CDS encoding PaaI family thioesterase, with protein sequence MKGQTKEEILAFINNWGDVTLAKTLEIKFIDIDLENETLTATMPVLPRTHQPFGIMHGGASCVLAETLGSSLSNIFIDGEKYYGVGTNINSNHLRSKKDGIVTATARFIRKGKTMHVSEIEIRDEKGVLINHTTMTNNIIHR encoded by the coding sequence ATGAAAGGTCAGACAAAAGAAGAAATATTAGCATTCATCAATAACTGGGGAGACGTAACTCTTGCCAAGACACTTGAAATAAAATTCATCGATATTGATCTCGAAAATGAAACCCTTACCGCAACAATGCCTGTTCTTCCAAGAACTCACCAGCCGTTTGGAATCATGCATGGAGGAGCGAGCTGTGTTTTAGCTGAGACTTTAGGTTCAAGCCTGTCTAATATTTTTATCGATGGCGAAAAATATTACGGAGTGGGAACTAATATCAATTCTAACCATTTAAGAAGCAAAAAAGATGGTATTGTAACGGCTACAGCACGTTTTATCAGAAAAGGCAAAACGATGCACGTTTCTGAAATTGAAATCCGTGATGAAAAGGGTGTTTTGATCAACCATACAACAATGACAAATAATATTATTCACAGATAA